The nucleotide window ACCACCATAAATTAAACCGTCCCCTTTTTTGAGCGCTTTAAGTGTTCCCTCGATCAGCTTTTCACGTTTCTTCTCTGTGTAAACTACCCACCACTTTAAATTGGGACGAGAGAAACCTAAGGAAATCACTTCAGGGTTTTCAAACTCTAAATTTTGAATGATATCCGCTTTTACTTCAGGCGTAGCCGTAGCCGTTAAGGCAATCCAAGAGGTAGTGGATGGAAGCCCTGCAAGATTAGTTTTTATTTCTCGGTATGAAGGCCTGAAATCATGCCCCCATTCCGACACACAATGTGCTTCATCAACGGCAACCAGTTGAACATTTAGGTTCTGAAGTTCATTGTGAAATAAGGTTGTTTTAAGTCGCTCTGGCGAGCAATACAACAGTTTATACATCCCATTGCGAGCATTAACGAGGCGTTGTTCTACCTCAAAAGGCGCAATCGTGTTGTTGATAAATGTAGCCGATACTCCTAAATCTTGAAGTTGCTGCACTTGATCTTGCATGAGTGCCACAAGTGGCGATATAACCAATGTAAGCCCTTCTTTTACCAAAGCTGGAACTTGATAACACAGTGATTTACCCCCACCTGTAGGGAAAAGCACTAAAGTATCTCTATTCTCCAATACTGCCGAAACAGCTTCTTTCTGCCCTTTCCGAAATTCAGGATACCCCCATATTTCTTGAAGCTTCTGTTCAGCAAGTTGAATTGAATCGGTCAAATTCACACCTTCTTTTTTCATTGTCTGAAAGTATTGATATCATCGAGTTCATCAAACAAAAATCCATGAAGCTATTCTTCTTTTTACTAGCGCTTTTGTTTTTCAGTAATTGCACTCCAACTGAAAAAGCAAAAAACCTAGATTATCGCCAAGAGATGCGGAATTTTGTGATCGAAATTGGTGATTATGCCCGCAATCAAGATGAAGATTTCATTGTCATACCTCAAAATGGTCATGAGATTCTACTTAAGGAATCAACAGAGAATACTGTAGTTGCTCAGCAATACCTGTCGGCTATAGATGCCATAGGCCAGGAAGACCTTTTTTATGGTTATGAAGCCGATGACACTCCTACCCCTTTAGAAAGCACCGAGTATATCACCTCCTTACTTGATGTGGCACAAGAATATAACAAACCAGTACTTGTTACCGATTACGTGAAGTACCCCAACTTAATGGACGACGCCTATTCAAAAAATAAGCAGCGAAATTTCATTTCCTTTAGTGCCAACTCGCGTGAATTAGATAGAATCCCAGACCATCCGTTACGATTGCCCAATGAGAATGCCTTAAATATTCGTTCCATTAATGACGTTCAAAACTTCCTCTATTTACTCAATTATCAACATTTCGAAACTAAGAAAGAGCTACTATCTACTTTAGCAAATACCAATTATGACCTCATAATCATGGATGCCTTTTTCCATGATGAAGTATTGCAACCACTAGACCTAGAACAAATAAGAACTAAAAAGAATGGTGGTGAGCGTTTATTGGTCAGTTACATGAGTATTGGGGAATCTGGTGACTTCCGATATTATTGGAAACCATCATGGGATCAGAATCCTCCTTCTTGGTTAGATGAAGAAAACCCTTATTGGGAAGGCAATTACAAAGTGCGTTATTGGCAGAAAGATTGGAAGCGTATTATCTATGGAGATGAGTCTTCCTATACCCAAAAAATCATCGATGCCGGCTTCGATGGAGTGTATTTGGACATCATTGATGCCTTTTATTACTTCGAAACTAAAGTGGAAAGTAGTGCCGATTAAATCCTAATCGATATCCTTACACTTTAGCGACA belongs to Balneola vulgaris DSM 17893 and includes:
- a CDS encoding endo alpha-1,4 polygalactosaminidase, which encodes MSESIDIIEFIKQKSMKLFFFLLALLFFSNCTPTEKAKNLDYRQEMRNFVIEIGDYARNQDEDFIVIPQNGHEILLKESTENTVVAQQYLSAIDAIGQEDLFYGYEADDTPTPLESTEYITSLLDVAQEYNKPVLVTDYVKYPNLMDDAYSKNKQRNFISFSANSRELDRIPDHPLRLPNENALNIRSINDVQNFLYLLNYQHFETKKELLSTLANTNYDLIIMDAFFHDEVLQPLDLEQIRTKKNGGERLLVSYMSIGESGDFRYYWKPSWDQNPPSWLDEENPYWEGNYKVRYWQKDWKRIIYGDESSYTQKIIDAGFDGVYLDIIDAFYYFETKVESSAD